In a genomic window of Thalassotalea piscium:
- a CDS encoding transposase, producing MTTARKQLISLTDTPYYHCISRCVRRAFLCGEDKNTGQNFNHRKGWVEEKLLSLTQVFAIDVCAYAVMSNHTHTVLFIDEDTAKGWSTKEVLERWHQLFKGTLLTQQYCCGDEIPDYLMSSLLETVEVYRSRLMDISWFMRLLNQSIATKANKEDNCTGHFWEGRFKSQALLDEAALAACMAYVDLNPVRANVAKTPESSENTSVKQRVISARKATQPTLLLPFIGNPRQTMPKGLPFELKDYLELIELTGRCIREDKTGYIDKHQPALLTRLNIKPENWLTLSKDFRKLFHGAVGHSDVLTDYCEHKGLKRRANVNRCTKLLA from the coding sequence ATGACAACAGCGAGAAAACAGTTAATTAGCTTAACCGACACCCCTTATTATCATTGTATTTCTCGTTGTGTACGCCGTGCTTTTTTGTGTGGTGAAGATAAAAATACAGGTCAGAACTTTAACCACAGGAAAGGCTGGGTAGAAGAAAAACTACTTAGCCTAACTCAAGTGTTTGCTATTGATGTATGCGCTTACGCTGTGATGAGTAACCACACGCATACCGTACTGTTTATTGATGAAGACACCGCTAAAGGTTGGTCAACCAAAGAAGTGCTTGAACGCTGGCATCAATTATTCAAAGGCACACTACTCACACAGCAATATTGTTGTGGTGATGAAATTCCCGACTATTTAATGTCCTCATTGCTTGAAACAGTTGAGGTATATCGCAGCCGTTTAATGGATATTAGCTGGTTTATGCGCCTACTAAACCAAAGTATTGCCACAAAAGCCAATAAAGAAGATAACTGTACAGGGCATTTTTGGGAAGGACGTTTTAAATCACAAGCGTTACTTGATGAAGCCGCCCTTGCAGCTTGTATGGCCTATGTTGATTTAAACCCCGTGCGAGCCAATGTAGCTAAAACACCAGAAAGCTCAGAGAATACTAGTGTCAAACAACGCGTAATATCAGCTAGAAAAGCGACACAACCAACACTATTATTGCCTTTTATAGGCAACCCACGCCAAACCATGCCAAAAGGCTTACCGTTTGAGCTTAAAGACTACCTTGAACTCATTGAGCTAACAGGGCGCTGTATTCGAGAAGACAAAACAGGGTATATTGACAAACACCAACCAGCACTGCTAACAAGGCTAAATATAAAGCCTGAAAACTGGTTAACGTTAAGTAAAGATTTTAGAAAGCTCTTTCATGGCGCTGTAGGTCATAGCGATGTATTAACTGACTATTGTGAACATAAAGGGTTAAAACGACGAGCCAATGTTAACCGTTGTACTAAATTGTTAGCATAG
- a CDS encoding DUF998 domain-containing protein — MFESIAIYSGLVATIWIFIGVYVASRFYNGYSHSKQFCSELGATGSPTEKLSPLINNYPLGFFFCFFGWYLAQLSSVSILVNIAGWLVIAHGIGTWVAGYFPMDADPFTKNPTFNCKVHSWAGFIMLLSLVVAPILVAISPTTEIIPLYFRIFSVVSVIAAVYYLFAMAKALKSQSNPGIHQRISYGFQLIWLSAFSLVLA, encoded by the coding sequence GTGTTTGAAAGTATTGCGATCTATTCAGGGTTAGTTGCAACAATCTGGATCTTCATTGGTGTTTATGTTGCGAGCCGATTTTATAATGGTTACAGCCATTCTAAACAATTTTGTAGTGAATTAGGCGCAACAGGCAGCCCAACAGAAAAATTGTCTCCCTTAATTAATAATTACCCTCTAGGCTTTTTCTTTTGCTTTTTCGGTTGGTATTTGGCGCAGCTATCAAGCGTTTCAATTTTAGTAAATATTGCGGGTTGGTTAGTTATAGCTCATGGCATTGGTACATGGGTAGCAGGGTACTTTCCTATGGACGCTGATCCATTTACTAAAAATCCAACTTTTAATTGTAAGGTACACTCTTGGGCTGGTTTTATTATGTTATTGTCGCTAGTTGTAGCACCAATATTAGTAGCTATAAGTCCAACAACAGAAATTATCCCACTATATTTCCGTATTTTTTCAGTTGTTTCTGTTATCGCTGCTGTTTATTATCTATTTGCTATGGCTAAAGCCTTAAAATCTCAAAGTAACCCTGGAATTCATCAACGTATTTCTTATGGTTTTCAGCTAATTTGGCTAAGTGCCTTTTCATTAGTGTTAGCGTAA
- a CDS encoding GNAT family N-acetyltransferase encodes MDTKVIYVERDKHYLEFNDLFEEYASDLPEEVRSKVVGQLFELPYFHGFICFVNNQPAACAVCYESFSTYRSMKLLNVHDFMVSERYRGKGLGKILLNGIEQYCNANEYLKITLEVNNNNTVAKKLYQSCGFEDYQVEQKDLNHWQKYLV; translated from the coding sequence TTGGATACCAAAGTAATATACGTTGAAAGAGATAAGCACTATCTAGAGTTTAACGATTTATTCGAAGAATACGCATCAGATTTGCCCGAGGAAGTTCGCTCGAAAGTCGTAGGACAGTTATTTGAGTTACCGTATTTTCATGGATTTATTTGTTTTGTGAATAATCAGCCAGCGGCGTGCGCTGTATGTTACGAGTCGTTTTCGACATACCGTTCCATGAAATTACTCAACGTTCATGACTTTATGGTTTCAGAACGTTATCGAGGTAAAGGATTGGGTAAGATTCTACTGAATGGTATTGAGCAATACTGTAACGCCAATGAGTATTTAAAAATCACCTTGGAAGTAAACAATAACAATACAGTGGCTAAAAAGTTATATCAGTCATGTGGTTTCGAAGATTATCAAGTTGAGCAAAAAGACTTGAATCATTGGCAAAAGTACCTCGTTTAG
- a CDS encoding integron integrase: MSTSPFLESIRHILRTKHYSIQTEKTYLLWIKRFILFNQKRHPKDMGEQEVSNYLTYLAVDRQVTASTQNLALCSIVFMYKHVFERELTLLSNMVRAKAPTRVPMVLSNQEATTIINELKHPYHLMFSLLYGCGLRKAELLRLRIKDIDFDGNSIYVFRGKGAKDRMTLLPKTLIESLQSQIKKVEDLHHKDLAEGEGKTSLPSGLARKYPKAITQFKWQYLFPSTVRCQHPTDGYYCRHHLHWTSLTKALRVAVLKTGIRKHVTAHTFRHSFATQLLLNGADIRTVQELLGHNDLKTTQIYTHVVGQHSSGTLSPIDR; the protein is encoded by the coding sequence ATGTCTACATCACCTTTCCTTGAAAGTATCCGCCATATCCTTCGTACGAAGCATTACAGTATTCAAACTGAAAAAACATATTTACTTTGGATTAAACGATTTATTCTTTTTAACCAAAAGCGTCACCCAAAAGATATGGGAGAACAAGAGGTTAGTAACTATTTAACCTACTTAGCTGTTGATAGACAAGTTACTGCTTCAACTCAAAATTTAGCACTTTGCTCAATCGTTTTTATGTACAAGCATGTGTTTGAGCGCGAGCTTACTCTATTATCTAATATGGTCAGAGCAAAAGCACCGACCAGAGTGCCTATGGTATTATCAAATCAGGAAGCAACTACAATTATCAATGAACTAAAACATCCTTATCATCTTATGTTTAGCTTGTTATACGGCTGTGGATTAAGAAAAGCAGAGTTATTGAGGTTACGAATAAAAGATATTGATTTTGATGGTAATTCAATTTACGTTTTTAGAGGTAAAGGGGCTAAAGACCGAATGACCTTACTACCAAAAACACTTATAGAATCACTTCAATCTCAAATAAAAAAAGTCGAAGACTTGCATCATAAAGACTTAGCTGAAGGTGAGGGAAAAACTAGTTTACCTTCTGGATTAGCACGAAAATACCCTAAAGCTATTACGCAGTTTAAATGGCAGTATTTATTTCCCTCAACCGTGAGATGTCAACACCCAACAGATGGTTACTATTGTCGTCATCACTTACATTGGACTTCATTAACCAAAGCGCTAAGAGTTGCTGTTTTAAAGACGGGTATCAGAAAACATGTTACAGCACATACGTTTCGGCATTCGTTTGCAACTCAGTTATTGTTAAATGGAGCTGATATTAGAACGGTACAAGAGTTGTTAGGACATAACGATTTAAAGACTACACAAATATATACACATGTCGTTGGTCAACATTCATCAGGAACTTTAAGCCCAATTGATAGGTAA
- a CDS encoding DUF2867 domain-containing protein codes for MVSEMEFPSETKINGKELNSYYRDAFKLQVNKTELDAKNVYHSIFGFLPKPVQLALSFRNSIVKHFGFSASNTEMALPLEDIEAGKKAGFLIIESVEPTEVICGAYEPNMDMWLSVLKLSDDEFAVSTLVNLKTKTGKVYMAFIKPFHKVVAKYCIKQALKAGRI; via the coding sequence ATGGTTTCAGAAATGGAGTTTCCATCAGAAACAAAAATCAATGGTAAAGAGCTAAATTCATATTATAGAGATGCCTTTAAGTTACAGGTTAATAAAACTGAACTTGATGCGAAAAATGTATATCACAGCATCTTCGGTTTTTTGCCTAAACCAGTGCAGTTAGCTTTATCATTTCGTAACTCTATTGTTAAACACTTCGGCTTTTCCGCTAGCAATACGGAAATGGCTTTACCATTAGAAGATATTGAAGCGGGTAAAAAAGCAGGTTTTCTTATTATCGAGTCAGTAGAACCGACAGAAGTTATTTGTGGTGCATATGAACCTAATATGGATATGTGGCTTTCCGTTTTAAAATTATCAGACGATGAGTTTGCAGTATCTACTTTAGTAAATTTAAAAACTAAAACTGGAAAGGTGTATATGGCATTTATAAAGCCATTTCATAAGGTTGTGGCTAAATACTGTATTAAGCAAGCGCTCAAAGCAGGTCGCATATAA